In a genomic window of Streptomyces noursei ATCC 11455:
- a CDS encoding aspartate aminotransferase family protein, whose protein sequence is MSADLSKTAYDHLWMHFTRMSSYENAPVPTIVRGEGTNIYDDKGKRYIDGLAGLFVVNAGHGRVELAETAYKQAQELAFFPVWSYAHPKAVELAERLANYAPGDLNKVFFTTGGGEAVETAWKLAKQYFKLTGKPMKHKVISRAVAYHGTPQGALSITGLPGLKAPFEPLVPGAHKVPNTNIYRAPIHGDDPEAFGRWAADQIEQQILFEGPETVAAVFLEPVQNAGGCFPPPPGYFRRVREICDQYDVLLVSDEVICAFGRLGTMFACDKFDYVPDMITCAKGMTSGYSPIGACIISDRLAEPFYKGDNTFLHGYTFGGHPVSSAVALANFDIFEREGLNQHVLNNEGNFLSTLQKLHDLPIVGDVRGNGFFYGIELVKDKATKESFNDEETERVLYGFLSKALYDNGLYCRADDRGDPVIQLAPPLIADQPVFDEIEQILRSVLTEAWTKL, encoded by the coding sequence ATGAGCGCCGACCTCTCCAAGACGGCGTACGACCACCTGTGGATGCACTTCACCCGCATGTCGTCGTACGAGAACGCCCCCGTGCCCACGATCGTGCGCGGCGAGGGCACCAACATCTACGACGACAAGGGCAAGCGCTACATCGACGGCCTCGCCGGCCTCTTCGTGGTCAACGCCGGCCATGGCCGGGTCGAGCTCGCCGAGACCGCCTACAAGCAGGCCCAGGAGCTGGCCTTCTTCCCCGTGTGGTCCTACGCCCACCCCAAGGCCGTGGAGCTTGCCGAGCGCCTGGCGAACTACGCCCCGGGCGACCTGAACAAGGTCTTCTTCACCACCGGTGGCGGCGAGGCGGTCGAGACCGCCTGGAAGCTCGCCAAGCAGTACTTCAAGCTCACCGGCAAGCCGATGAAGCACAAGGTCATATCCCGTGCGGTCGCCTACCACGGCACCCCGCAGGGCGCCCTGTCGATCACCGGCCTGCCGGGCCTGAAGGCCCCCTTCGAGCCGCTGGTCCCCGGCGCGCACAAGGTCCCGAACACCAACATCTACCGCGCCCCGATCCACGGCGACGACCCCGAGGCCTTCGGCCGCTGGGCCGCCGACCAGATCGAGCAGCAGATCCTCTTCGAGGGCCCGGAGACCGTCGCCGCGGTCTTCCTGGAGCCGGTGCAGAACGCCGGTGGCTGCTTCCCGCCGCCCCCCGGCTACTTCCGTCGGGTCCGCGAGATCTGCGACCAGTACGACGTGCTGCTCGTCTCCGACGAAGTCATCTGCGCCTTCGGCCGCCTCGGCACGATGTTCGCCTGTGACAAGTTCGACTACGTCCCGGACATGATCACCTGCGCCAAGGGCATGACCTCGGGCTACTCCCCGATCGGCGCCTGCATCATCTCCGACCGCCTCGCCGAGCCGTTCTACAAGGGAGACAACACCTTCCTGCACGGCTACACCTTCGGTGGCCACCCGGTCTCCTCGGCCGTGGCGCTCGCGAACTTCGACATCTTCGAGCGCGAGGGCCTCAACCAGCACGTGCTCAACAACGAGGGCAACTTCCTCAGCACCCTGCAGAAGCTGCACGACCTGCCGATCGTCGGCGACGTCCGCGGCAACGGCTTCTTCTACGGCATCGAGCTCGTGAAGGACAAGGCCACCAAGGAGTCCTTCAACGACGAGGAGACCGAGCGCGTCCTCTACGGCTTCCTCTCCAAGGCCCTGTACGACAACGGCCTCTACTGCCGCGCCGACGACCGTGGCGACCCGGTCATCCAGCTGGCCCCGCCGCTGATCGCAGACCAGCCGGTCTTCGACGAGATCGAGCAGATCCTGCGCTCCGTCCTCACCGAGGCGTGGACCAAGCTCTGA
- a CDS encoding NADAR family protein, giving the protein MMHDNTGTTAARAADGPRSVTELIALTATGQRVKYVHFWGHRPPRGGGIGASCFSQWWPSPFTVDDVRYATAEHWMMAGKARLFDDADAERRALAATHPKQAKDAGRTVRGFDEEVWRQHRFDLIVEGSRHKFGQDPELREFLLGTGSRVLVEASPVDRIWGIGMAADDDRAADPARWRGLNLLGFALMEARQQLSEGDAGRAVQG; this is encoded by the coding sequence ATGATGCACGACAACACGGGGACCACCGCCGCTCGCGCCGCCGACGGACCGCGCTCGGTGACGGAGCTGATCGCACTGACCGCCACCGGCCAGCGGGTCAAGTACGTCCACTTCTGGGGGCATCGTCCGCCCCGCGGCGGCGGCATCGGAGCGAGCTGTTTCAGCCAGTGGTGGCCCTCCCCCTTCACCGTCGACGACGTCCGCTACGCCACCGCCGAGCACTGGATGATGGCCGGCAAGGCCCGGCTGTTCGACGACGCGGACGCCGAGCGCCGGGCCCTCGCCGCCACCCACCCCAAGCAGGCCAAGGACGCCGGGCGAACGGTCCGCGGCTTCGACGAGGAGGTCTGGCGGCAGCACCGCTTCGACCTGATCGTCGAGGGCAGTCGGCACAAATTCGGCCAGGATCCGGAGCTGCGGGAGTTCCTGCTGGGCACCGGCTCCCGCGTTCTGGTGGAGGCCAGCCCCGTGGACCGGATATGGGGCATCGGCATGGCCGCCGACGACGACCGCGCCGCGGATCCGGCACGCTGGCGCGGACTGAACCTCCTGGGCTTCGCCCTGATGGAGGCCCGCCAGCAGCTGTCGGAGGGGGACGCCGGCCGGGCTGTCCAGGGGTGA
- a CDS encoding polyamine ABC transporter substrate-binding protein → MADLSRRSLLRGMGGIGVTGALAAMTGCGVPPAYVEAADREAPDRSARERRLVFANWPLYIDVDDHDPQRRPTLDAFQKRTGISVTYTEEINDNDEFFGKISPALMNHQATGRDLVVISDWMCARYVRLGWVETMDRAAQPNVARYLDPLLRDPHFDPGRTHSVPWQSGITGIAYNRKKLGREIKHTSDLWRDDLRGRVTLLSGMDEAFAMLLQGNGVDITRWTAADFHRMIDQVRALVHKGHIRRFTGNDYIKDLDSGDVLAAQAYSGDVIQLKADNPDIEFVVPEEGAELWAESMMIPNLAAHKRNAERLIDYYYQPEVAAELAAWVNYVCPVPAAREVLASSKDKEKAQLAADPLIFPNEAMRKRLAIARDVTAKERPEFAKEWNGIVGL, encoded by the coding sequence ATGGCTGATCTTTCGCGGCGTTCGCTGCTTCGGGGCATGGGCGGAATCGGTGTGACCGGGGCGCTGGCCGCCATGACGGGATGCGGGGTGCCGCCGGCGTACGTCGAGGCCGCCGACCGCGAGGCCCCGGACCGCTCCGCCCGCGAGCGCAGGCTGGTCTTCGCCAACTGGCCGCTCTACATCGACGTCGACGACCACGACCCGCAGCGCCGCCCCACGCTGGACGCGTTCCAGAAGCGCACCGGGATCTCCGTGACGTACACCGAGGAGATCAACGACAACGACGAGTTCTTCGGGAAGATCAGCCCCGCGCTGATGAACCACCAGGCCACTGGGCGCGACCTGGTCGTCATCAGCGACTGGATGTGCGCCCGGTACGTCCGGCTGGGTTGGGTCGAGACGATGGACCGCGCGGCCCAGCCGAACGTCGCCCGGTACCTCGATCCGCTGCTGCGCGATCCGCACTTCGACCCCGGCCGCACGCACTCGGTGCCCTGGCAGTCGGGGATCACCGGCATCGCCTACAACCGCAAGAAGCTGGGTCGGGAGATCAAGCACACCTCCGACCTGTGGAGGGACGACCTGCGCGGCCGGGTCACCCTGCTGTCGGGGATGGACGAGGCGTTCGCCATGCTGCTCCAGGGCAACGGCGTGGACATCACCCGCTGGACCGCCGCCGACTTCCACCGGATGATCGACCAGGTGCGCGCCCTGGTCCACAAGGGCCACATCCGCCGGTTCACCGGCAACGACTACATCAAGGACCTGGACTCCGGCGATGTGCTCGCCGCGCAGGCGTACTCCGGCGATGTGATCCAGCTGAAGGCGGACAACCCGGACATCGAGTTCGTGGTCCCCGAGGAGGGTGCGGAGCTGTGGGCGGAGAGCATGATGATCCCCAACCTCGCGGCCCACAAGCGGAACGCCGAGCGGCTGATCGACTACTACTACCAGCCGGAGGTCGCCGCCGAACTGGCCGCGTGGGTCAACTACGTCTGCCCGGTGCCGGCCGCGCGTGAGGTGCTCGCCTCGTCCAAGGACAAGGAAAAGGCCCAACTGGCCGCGGATCCACTGATCTTCCCCAACGAGGCGATGCGCAAGCGGCTGGCCATCGCGCGGGACGTCACGGCCAAGGAGCGGCCCGAGTTCGCCAAGGAGTGGAACGGGATCGTGGGGCTGTAG
- a CDS encoding ABC transporter substrate-binding protein — protein MEHHEQPAPAAPSAPHAPFSTAELTALRRSLTTGRLAMTRRSLLRAGGALAAVVGGSAALSACGIAPAGRTDAALTADHSTAEKRLNFSNWTEYMDVSDDGRRHPTLDAFQRRTGIAVTYTEDINDNDEFFGKIQAQLANGQDTGRDLIVLTDWMCARMISLGWIQPLDADRLPHARANLAAQFRNPTWDPGRKHSYVWQSIPAIIAYNARATGGRSVDSISQLLEDPQLKGRVGFLSEMRDTVGLTLLDMGKRPEDVTADDYDAALARLQKGVDSQQIRRFTGNDYTNDLDKGDLAACVAWSGDVVQLQSDNPDIRYAVPKAGYMTSTDNLMVPSKARHKGNAERLIDYFYEPKVAARLAAYINYACPVDGVRAELARIDRKLAENPLILPDEEMTARSHSFRALNPQENRVFNQKFSDLTGA, from the coding sequence ATGGAGCACCACGAGCAGCCCGCCCCCGCGGCACCATCGGCCCCCCACGCCCCCTTCTCGACGGCCGAGCTCACCGCCCTGCGCCGCAGCCTGACCACCGGCCGGCTCGCCATGACCCGCCGCTCGCTGCTCCGGGCCGGCGGGGCCCTGGCGGCCGTGGTCGGCGGCTCGGCGGCCCTGTCGGCCTGCGGCATCGCCCCCGCCGGCCGCACCGACGCGGCACTGACCGCGGACCACTCCACGGCGGAGAAGCGGCTGAACTTCTCCAACTGGACCGAGTACATGGACGTCAGCGACGACGGCAGGCGCCACCCCACGCTGGATGCCTTCCAGCGGCGCACCGGCATCGCCGTGACGTACACCGAGGACATCAACGACAACGACGAGTTCTTCGGCAAGATCCAGGCGCAGCTCGCCAACGGCCAGGACACCGGGCGCGACCTGATCGTCCTCACCGACTGGATGTGCGCCCGGATGATCTCGCTGGGCTGGATCCAGCCGCTCGACGCGGACCGCCTGCCGCACGCCCGGGCCAACCTCGCGGCGCAGTTCCGCAACCCCACCTGGGACCCGGGCCGCAAGCACTCCTACGTCTGGCAGAGCATCCCCGCGATCATCGCCTACAACGCCAGGGCCACCGGCGGTCGGAGCGTCGACTCGATCAGTCAGCTGCTGGAGGACCCGCAGCTCAAGGGGCGGGTCGGCTTCCTCTCCGAGATGCGCGACACCGTCGGGCTGACCCTGCTCGACATGGGCAAACGGCCCGAGGACGTCACCGCCGACGACTACGACGCCGCGCTCGCCCGCCTCCAGAAGGGCGTCGACTCCCAGCAGATCCGCCGCTTCACCGGCAACGACTACACCAACGACCTGGACAAGGGCGACCTCGCCGCGTGCGTCGCCTGGTCCGGGGACGTCGTCCAACTGCAGAGCGACAACCCCGACATCCGCTACGCCGTCCCCAAGGCCGGCTACATGACCTCCACCGACAACTTGATGGTGCCCAGCAAAGCCCGCCACAAGGGGAACGCCGAACGGCTCATCGACTACTTCTACGAGCCGAAGGTGGCGGCCCGGCTCGCCGCGTACATCAACTACGCCTGCCCCGTCGACGGGGTGCGCGCGGAACTCGCCAGGATCGACCGGAAGTTGGCGGAGAACCCGCTGATCCTGCCGGACGAGGAGATGACTGCCCGGTCGCACTCCTTCCGCGCCCTGAACCCTCAGGAGAACAGGGTGTTCAACCAGAAGTTCTCCGACCTCACCGGTGCCTGA
- a CDS encoding Lrp/AsnC family transcriptional regulator: MATRDRNGTPSIDSVSLAIIEQLQEDGRRPYAAIGKAVGLSEAAVRQRVQKLLDQGVMQIVAVTDPLTVGLRRQAMVGINVEGDLDPVADALTTMEEVEYVVMTAGSFDLIIEIVCEDDDHLLEMINKRIRTLPGVRSTESFVYLKLRKQTYTWGTR, from the coding sequence GTGGCCACTCGTGACAGAAACGGCACTCCGTCGATCGACTCCGTCTCCCTGGCGATCATCGAGCAGCTCCAGGAGGACGGGCGCCGTCCGTACGCCGCGATCGGCAAGGCCGTGGGCCTGTCCGAGGCGGCAGTGCGGCAGCGCGTACAGAAGCTGCTCGACCAAGGCGTGATGCAGATCGTCGCGGTCACCGACCCCCTCACGGTCGGTCTCCGCCGGCAGGCAATGGTCGGCATCAACGTCGAGGGCGACCTCGACCCCGTGGCCGACGCCCTGACGACCATGGAGGAGGTCGAATACGTCGTCATGACGGCAGGCTCCTTCGATCTCATCATCGAGATCGTCTGCGAGGACGACGACCACCTTCTGGAAATGATCAACAAGCGGATCCGCACGCTTCCCGGCGTCCGATCCACCGAGAGCTTCGTGTACCTCAAGCTCCGGAAGCAGACCTACACCTGGGGAACGAGATAG
- a CDS encoding ABC transporter ATP-binding protein has product MTTTSTPQSSSGGDVRLHRISKTYGSFTAVHPLDLTIPAGSFFALLGASGCGKTTTLRMIAGLEEPTTGTVELAGQDVTALPPYKRQVNTVFQNYALFPHLDIYENVAFGLRRRGIKSVKKQVEEMLDLVQLGPMARRKPQQLSGGQQQRVAVARALINHPEVLLLDEPLGALDLKLRRQMQLELKRIQTEVGITFVHVTHDQEEAMTMADTVAVMNGGRVEQLGAPAELYENPATTFVANFLGTSNLIEAEVTEAGGTELVLTAGGATLRLPTRRCSTPARKGDKVLAGFRPEKVVLAHADDAAAIPEGHNRMAGRVKLASFIGVSTQYVVDVPGVGELSVYEQNIGRDGRLVPGADIVLHWEPEHTFGLDAAQDIQAGADLDEEAA; this is encoded by the coding sequence ATGACCACCACCTCGACCCCCCAGAGCAGCAGCGGCGGCGACGTCCGCCTGCACCGGATCAGCAAAACCTACGGCTCCTTCACCGCCGTCCACCCGCTCGACCTCACCATCCCCGCCGGGTCCTTCTTCGCGCTGCTGGGCGCCTCCGGCTGCGGCAAGACCACCACCCTGCGCATGATCGCCGGCCTGGAGGAGCCCACCACCGGGACGGTCGAACTCGCCGGCCAGGACGTCACCGCCCTGCCGCCCTACAAGCGCCAGGTCAACACCGTCTTCCAGAACTACGCGCTCTTCCCGCACCTGGACATCTACGAGAACGTCGCCTTCGGGCTGCGCCGCCGCGGCATCAAGTCCGTCAAGAAGCAGGTCGAGGAGATGCTCGACCTGGTCCAGCTCGGCCCGATGGCGCGCCGCAAGCCGCAGCAGCTCTCCGGCGGCCAGCAGCAGCGGGTCGCGGTCGCCCGCGCGCTGATCAACCACCCCGAGGTGCTGCTGCTGGACGAACCGCTGGGCGCCCTCGACCTCAAGCTGCGCCGCCAGATGCAGCTGGAGCTCAAGCGTATCCAGACCGAGGTCGGCATCACCTTCGTGCACGTCACCCACGACCAGGAGGAGGCCATGACGATGGCCGACACCGTGGCCGTGATGAACGGCGGCCGGGTCGAACAGCTCGGCGCCCCCGCCGAGTTGTACGAGAACCCCGCCACCACCTTCGTCGCCAACTTCCTGGGCACCTCCAACCTCATCGAGGCCGAGGTCACCGAGGCCGGCGGCACGGAACTCGTCCTGACGGCCGGCGGCGCCACGCTCCGGCTTCCCACCCGGCGATGTAGCACCCCGGCCCGCAAGGGCGACAAGGTGCTGGCCGGCTTCCGCCCGGAGAAGGTCGTCCTGGCGCACGCCGACGACGCCGCGGCGATCCCCGAGGGGCACAACCGGATGGCCGGCCGCGTGAAGCTCGCCAGCTTCATCGGCGTCTCCACCCAGTACGTCGTGGACGTCCCCGGCGTCGGTGAACTCTCCGTCTACGAGCAGAACATCGGGCGGGACGGCCGCCTGGTCCCCGGCGCCGACATCGTCCTGCACTGGGAGCCGGAGCACACCTTCGGGCTCGACGCGGCACAGGACATCCAGGCGGGCGCGGACCTCGACGAGGAGGCCGCATGA
- a CDS encoding adenosine deaminase, whose protein sequence is MSDLDTFIAGLPKAELHVHHVGSASPRIVSALAARHPDSAVPSDPEALADYFTFRDFAHFIEVYLSVVDLIRDAEDVRLLTYEVARDMARQQIRYAELTITPFSSVRRGIPDAAFIEAIEDARKAAESELGVVLRWCFDIPGEAGLEAAEETARIACELQPEGLVSFGLGGPEIGVPRPQFKPYFDRAIAAGLRSVPHAGETTGPGTIWDALTSLRAERIGHGTSATQDPKLLAHLAEHRIPLEVCPTSNIATRAVRTLEEHPIKEMVDAGVLVTINSDDPPMFGTDLNTEYAVAARLLGLDAAGVAALAKNAVTASFMDDLAKARLAAEIDAYAAGWRA, encoded by the coding sequence TTGTCCGACCTCGACACCTTCATCGCGGGCCTGCCCAAGGCGGAGCTGCACGTCCACCACGTCGGCTCGGCCTCGCCGCGGATCGTCTCCGCGCTGGCCGCCCGGCACCCCGACTCCGCGGTGCCCAGCGACCCCGAGGCGCTCGCCGACTACTTCACCTTCCGCGACTTCGCCCACTTCATCGAGGTCTACCTCTCCGTCGTGGACCTGATCCGCGACGCCGAGGACGTCCGGCTGCTGACGTACGAGGTCGCCCGCGACATGGCCCGCCAGCAGATCCGCTACGCCGAGCTCACCATCACGCCGTTCAGCTCGGTCCGCCGCGGCATCCCGGACGCCGCCTTCATCGAGGCCATCGAGGACGCCCGGAAGGCGGCCGAGTCCGAGCTGGGCGTGGTGCTGCGCTGGTGCTTCGACATCCCCGGCGAGGCGGGCCTGGAGGCCGCCGAGGAGACCGCCCGGATCGCCTGTGAGCTGCAGCCCGAGGGCCTGGTCTCGTTCGGGCTGGGCGGCCCCGAGATCGGCGTCCCGCGGCCCCAGTTCAAGCCGTACTTCGACCGGGCCATCGCCGCCGGGCTGCGCTCCGTCCCGCACGCCGGCGAGACCACCGGCCCCGGCACCATCTGGGACGCCCTGACCTCCCTGCGCGCCGAGCGGATCGGCCACGGCACCAGCGCCACCCAGGACCCGAAGCTGCTGGCCCATCTCGCCGAGCACCGCATCCCGTTGGAGGTCTGCCCGACCTCCAACATCGCCACCCGCGCGGTGCGCACCCTGGAGGAGCACCCGATCAAGGAGATGGTCGACGCCGGCGTCCTGGTCACCATCAACAGCGACGACCCTCCGATGTTCGGCACCGACCTCAACACCGAATACGCCGTCGCCGCCCGTCTGCTGGGCCTGGACGCCGCGGGGGTCGCCGCCCTCGCCAAGAACGCGGTCACCGCGTCGTTCATGGACGACCTGGCCAAGGCGCGGCTGGCGGCCGAGATCGACGCCTACGCGGCGGGCTGGCGCGCCTGA
- a CDS encoding gamma-aminobutyraldehyde dehydrogenase, which produces MTTALRRLRNYIDGEFRDAADGRTTEVVNPATGEPYATAPLSGAADVDAAMAAAEAAFPAWRDLIPAERQKVLLKIADRFEERAEELIAAESENCGKPIALVRSEEIPPMVDQIRFFAGAARMLEGRSAGEYMDGFTSIIRREPVGVCAQVAPWNYPMMMAVWKFAPALAAGNTVVIKPSDTTPASTVLIAEIIGGVLDELGHSRGVFNVICGDRETGRLMVEHKVPAMASITGSVRAGMQVAESASKDLKRVHLELGGKAPVVVFEDTDIAKAVEDIATAGYFNAGQDCTAATRVLVQESIHDEFVAALAKAASETKTGAIDDEDVLYGPLNNANQLKQVKGFIERLPAHAKIEAGGEQVGEKGYFFAPTVVSGLKQDDEIVQNEVFGPVITVQSFADEKQAVEWANGVEYALASSVWTKDHARAMRMSKALDFGCVWINTHIPLVAEMPHGGFKKSGYGKDLSAYGFDDYTRIKHVMTSLGG; this is translated from the coding sequence GTGACCACCGCACTGCGTCGTCTGCGCAACTACATCGACGGGGAGTTCCGGGACGCCGCCGACGGGCGGACCACGGAGGTGGTCAACCCGGCCACGGGCGAGCCGTACGCCACCGCCCCGCTCTCCGGCGCCGCGGACGTGGACGCGGCCATGGCGGCCGCGGAAGCCGCGTTCCCCGCCTGGCGCGACCTGATCCCGGCCGAGCGCCAGAAGGTCCTGCTCAAGATCGCCGACCGCTTCGAGGAGCGCGCCGAGGAGCTGATCGCCGCCGAGTCCGAGAACTGCGGCAAACCGATCGCCCTGGTCCGCTCCGAGGAGATCCCGCCGATGGTGGACCAGATCCGCTTCTTCGCGGGTGCCGCCCGGATGCTCGAAGGCCGCTCGGCCGGCGAGTACATGGACGGCTTCACCTCCATCATCCGTCGTGAGCCGGTGGGTGTCTGCGCCCAGGTCGCGCCCTGGAACTACCCGATGATGATGGCCGTGTGGAAGTTCGCCCCGGCGCTCGCCGCGGGCAACACCGTGGTCATCAAGCCCTCCGACACCACCCCCGCCTCGACGGTGCTGATCGCCGAGATCATCGGTGGCGTCCTGGACGAACTGGGCCACTCCCGCGGCGTGTTCAACGTCATCTGCGGCGACCGGGAGACCGGCCGCCTGATGGTCGAGCACAAGGTCCCGGCGATGGCCTCGATCACCGGCTCGGTGCGCGCCGGCATGCAGGTCGCCGAGTCCGCGTCCAAGGACCTCAAGCGGGTCCACCTGGAGCTCGGCGGCAAGGCCCCGGTCGTGGTCTTCGAGGACACCGACATCGCCAAGGCCGTCGAGGACATCGCCACCGCCGGCTACTTCAACGCCGGCCAGGACTGTACGGCCGCCACCCGTGTGCTCGTCCAGGAGTCCATCCACGACGAGTTCGTCGCCGCGCTGGCCAAGGCCGCCTCGGAGACCAAGACCGGTGCGATCGACGACGAGGACGTGCTCTACGGCCCGCTGAACAACGCCAACCAGCTCAAGCAGGTCAAGGGCTTCATCGAGCGGCTGCCCGCGCACGCCAAGATCGAGGCCGGCGGCGAACAGGTCGGCGAGAAGGGCTACTTCTTCGCCCCGACCGTCGTCTCGGGCCTGAAGCAGGACGACGAGATCGTCCAGAACGAGGTCTTCGGCCCGGTCATCACCGTGCAGTCCTTCGCCGACGAGAAGCAGGCGGTGGAGTGGGCCAACGGTGTCGAGTACGCCCTGGCCTCCTCGGTGTGGACCAAGGACCACGCCCGCGCGATGCGGATGTCCAAGGCCCTCGACTTCGGCTGCGTGTGGATCAACACCCACATCCCGCTGGTCGCCGAGATGCCGCACGGCGGCTTCAAGAAGTCCGGCTACGGCAAGGACCTGTCCGCCTACGGTTTCGACGACTACACCCGGATCAAGCACGTGATGACCTCGCTGGGCGGCTGA
- a CDS encoding HXXEE domain-containing protein, with protein sequence MSISAMQSKLPESFGLSGLSGLSGPCGASESCASSGGRISPAVTLGLFAAWALHDSEEVAFGPRWVRENVPALRRRFPQVPERVWRAVEGVTEREFAVAVTVMAGIVAAAAASGYRTGGRSAFFQATLDGFGLHGLMHLAQAAVVRGYTPGVATSPVLVIPFTLWARGRLRRAGRLRLTTPGSAVRGIAAAAAATVVSHTVARRLVTE encoded by the coding sequence ATGTCGATCTCTGCGATGCAGTCGAAGCTCCCGGAGTCGTTCGGGCTGTCCGGGCTGTCCGGGCTGTCCGGGCCGTGTGGGGCGTCCGAGTCGTGCGCGTCGTCCGGGGGCCGGATATCGCCGGCCGTGACCCTGGGGCTGTTCGCCGCCTGGGCGTTGCACGACTCCGAGGAGGTGGCCTTCGGGCCGCGCTGGGTGCGGGAGAACGTACCGGCGCTGCGCAGGCGGTTCCCGCAGGTGCCCGAGCGCGTCTGGCGGGCCGTGGAGGGCGTCACCGAGCGGGAGTTCGCCGTCGCGGTGACGGTGATGGCGGGCATCGTGGCCGCGGCGGCGGCCAGTGGGTACCGCACCGGCGGCCGGTCCGCGTTCTTCCAGGCCACGCTGGACGGCTTCGGGCTGCACGGTCTGATGCACCTCGCGCAGGCCGCCGTGGTCCGCGGCTACACGCCCGGGGTCGCCACCTCGCCGGTGCTCGTGATCCCGTTCACGCTCTGGGCCCGCGGTCGGCTGCGGCGGGCCGGTCGGCTGCGGCTGACGACCCCGGGCAGCGCGGTACGGGGGATCGCCGCCGCGGCCGCCGCCACCGTCGTCTCGCACACCGTGGCGCGGCGACTGGTCACGGAGTGA
- a CDS encoding gamma-aminobutyraldehyde dehydrogenase: MDQRSEVTERFAEGAQFIAGSLRSGTSDRTQDVVDPATGETVLRYELAGTGDVDAAVAAAARAFPAWAGATPGERSDTLHHFAAALAEDAADLAAAESLNCGKPIKLSKEFDVPGTIDNAAFFAGAARHLEGKAAAEYSGDHTSMIRREPVGVVGSIAPWNYPLQMAAWKVLPAIAAGNTIVLKPAEITPLTSLLFARAAQRAGLPDGVLNIVSGAGRDAGEHLVGHPDVAMTSFTGSTAVGKRVAEIATGTVKRLHLELGGKAPFVVFDDADLEAAVHGAVAGALINTGQDCTAATRAYVQRPLYDAFVSGVADLMATVRLGDPFDPSTDLGPLISHAQRDRVAGFVERARGYATVVTGGGAPQGELAKGAYYRPTLIAGAAQDSEIVQSEIFGPVLVVLPFDSDDEGLALANDTPYGLAASAWSRDVYRTGRATRELNAGCVWINDHIPIISEMPHGGAKASGFGKDMSAYSFEEYTQVKHVMYDITGVARKDWHRTIFGDRG, from the coding sequence ATGGACCAGCGATCCGAAGTGACCGAACGATTCGCCGAGGGCGCGCAATTCATCGCCGGGAGTCTTCGGAGCGGCACCTCCGACCGCACCCAGGACGTCGTCGACCCGGCCACCGGCGAGACCGTCCTGCGGTACGAACTCGCAGGTACCGGCGATGTGGACGCCGCGGTGGCGGCTGCCGCGCGGGCCTTCCCGGCCTGGGCCGGGGCGACGCCCGGTGAGCGTTCCGACACCCTGCACCACTTCGCCGCGGCGCTCGCCGAGGACGCCGCGGACCTCGCCGCCGCCGAATCCCTGAACTGCGGAAAGCCCATCAAGCTCAGCAAGGAGTTCGACGTCCCGGGCACGATCGACAACGCCGCGTTCTTCGCCGGCGCCGCCCGCCATCTGGAGGGCAAGGCGGCCGCGGAATACAGCGGCGACCACACCTCGATGATCCGCCGGGAACCGGTCGGCGTGGTGGGTTCCATCGCGCCCTGGAACTACCCGCTCCAGATGGCCGCCTGGAAGGTGCTGCCGGCCATCGCCGCGGGCAACACCATCGTCCTCAAGCCCGCCGAGATCACCCCGCTGACCTCGCTGCTGTTCGCGCGGGCCGCGCAGCGCGCCGGGCTTCCCGACGGCGTCCTCAACATCGTCTCCGGCGCCGGCCGGGACGCCGGTGAGCACCTGGTGGGCCACCCCGACGTCGCCATGACCTCCTTCACCGGTTCCACCGCCGTCGGCAAGCGGGTCGCCGAGATCGCCACCGGCACCGTCAAGCGGCTCCACCTGGAACTCGGCGGCAAGGCCCCGTTCGTGGTCTTCGACGACGCCGACCTGGAGGCCGCGGTCCACGGGGCGGTCGCCGGCGCCCTGATCAATACGGGCCAGGACTGCACCGCGGCCACCCGCGCCTACGTCCAGCGTCCGCTCTACGACGCGTTCGTCAGCGGCGTGGCGGACCTGATGGCGACCGTGCGGCTGGGCGACCCGTTCGACCCGTCCACCGACCTCGGGCCCCTGATCTCGCACGCCCAGCGGGACCGGGTGGCCGGGTTCGTCGAGCGGGCCCGCGGCTACGCCACCGTGGTCACCGGCGGCGGGGCGCCCCAGGGGGAGCTGGCCAAGGGCGCCTACTACCGGCCGACGCTGATCGCCGGCGCCGCCCAGGACAGCGAGATCGTCCAGTCCGAGATCTTCGGCCCGGTGCTGGTCGTGCTGCCCTTCGACAGCGACGACGAGGGCCTGGCGCTGGCCAACGACACCCCCTACGGGCTGGCCGCGTCCGCCTGGAGCCGGGACGTCTACCGCACCGGCCGGGCCACCCGCGAGCTCAACGCCGGCTGCGTCTGGATCAACGACCACATCCCGATCATCAGCGAGATGCCGCACGGCGGTGCCAAGGCGTCCGGCTTCGGCAAGGACATGTCGGCGTACTCCTTCGAGGAATACACGCAGGTCAAGCACGTGATGTATGACATCACCGGGGTCGCCAGGAAGGACTGGCACCGGACGATCTTCGGGGACCGCGGCTGA